The Candidatus Binatus sp. genomic interval TCCGGCTGCCGACCAGACGATGCTGGACGAGTGGCAACTGAGTGGCGTCGATTGTCCCGAAGACCTCCGCGACCGGTTCGTCCCGAACTTCTACTTCGGTTGCGAAGCCGACGATCCGATCACCGCTTCGGCCTTCGACGCGCGGCGCAATCCGTTGGGCGCGCGGCTCAACGCCATCTTCAGTTCGGACATGGGACATTGGGACGTGCCCGACATGACCAAGGTCGTCGAGGAAGCGCACGAGATGGTCGAGCACGAGACGATCGGGGCCGACGATTTCCGGCGCTTTGTGTTCGAGAATCCCGTTCGGCTGTGGGCCGAAGCGAATCCGGATTTTTTCAAGGGCACGATCATCGAGGGACAAGTAGCGCGGCTGATCGGAAAAAGCGGCCAAAGCGGCGCGCGGTAGCCGCCGGCCCGCGCTTGAGCGCTCATCGGCGTCGGGACGGTTCAAGAAGAGCGGTGATAGCGCCGCCCGAGCGCCTCTTCGTCCTTCAGGTAGCGCGCCATCCTTTCATTGCTGTAGCCGAACTTGCCCGCGCCGAACAACCCGATTTCGGCGACCGCGATCTCTTCGAGTTCGGATTGCGCGCCGAGACCCTCTTCTACGTCGAACCCGCGCCGTTTCCAGTTCTCGAATCCGCCCTGCAGGACTGCCACATTACGATAGCCGAGCGCGGCCAGCGTCGCGGCCGCCAACACCGATTCCGTCTCGCGGCGTGAATAGAGGACCACGCGCGCATCGCTTCGCGCCGACTCCGCAATCTTGAATTCCAGCCATCCGCGCGACATCCATCGCGCGCCCGGAATGTGGCCGGTCGCGAACGCGCCGGCGCCCCGCAAATCGATTAGTACGGGAAGCGGAGTCGCTCCCAGGGTGTCGCGCAGCGCGTCGGCGGAGACGAAGGTTGCGCGCTCGCGGGCGTTTTCGATCTTCGGTACGGGTAGTTCGCGCGGCTGTCCAAGTTCGGCCGGGAACTCCTGCAGGAAGCGCGGCAGCCATGCCGGTTGCCCATAATCGACCTCGAATGGCGCGCCCGTTTCTGTTTCGTAGCCGCACGCCGCCCACGCAAGATAGCCGCCCTCGAGCACCGCCACGTTTTGGTAGCCCATGCCCTTCAGGATGGACGCTGCCACTGTTGCGCGGGCGTGCCCGTCGCCTATCGTCACTACCGGAGCATATTGAACGCCGACCAGCGCATCGGCAATGAATTGGACTTGAGTGGCGCTGCAGAAGCGCGCGCCCGCAATATGGCCTGCTGCGTATTCTTCGCCCAATCTCACGTCGAGGATGTAAAGCAACTCATTAGCCGCAATTCGCGCGCGCATCTCACTCGGCGTGACGAGCGCGATACGGTCCTCGCTTCTGAGGCGCATGGCGAACTCATCGGCCGCGGCGACTGACGACGGCGACGGCCGTGCTTGCGAAGGATCGGCGCCGCTCGCGAGTTCGTCACCCCATCCCGCGATCCGCCAGGCGCCGGTCCCGCCCTTGAGGGCATATACCGGATTCGGCAGATTCATCCGACGCAGGAGATGCGCGGCGATAATGCTTCGCGTTCGGCCCGCGCAGTTGGTCACGATTGGCACCGACGGATCGGAGGCGAGATCGGCCGCCGCACGCGCAATCTCTCCAATCGGCGCGCTCCGTGCGCCGGGGAGATGCGAGGCCTCGAACTCGGAGTATGGGCGCGAGTCGAGAACGAGCACTGGCTCGCCGCGCTCGATCATCTTATGAAGCACGTCCACCGTCAGTTCGGG includes:
- a CDS encoding rhodanese-like domain-containing protein, which produces PELTVDVLHKMIERGEPVLVLDSRPYSEFEASHLPGARSAPIGEIARAAADLASDPSVPIVTNCAGRTRSIIAAHLLRRMNLPNPVYALKGGTGAWRIAGWGDELASGADPSQARPSPSSVAAADEFAMRLRSEDRIALVTPSEMRARIAANELLYILDVRLGEEYAAGHIAGARFCSATQVQFIADALVGVQYAPVVTIGDGHARATVAASILKGMGYQNVAVLEGGYLAWAACGYETETGAPFEVDYGQPAWLPRFLQEFPAELGQPRELPVPKIENARERATFVSADALRDTLGATPLPVLIDLRGAGAFATGHIPGARWMSRGWLEFKIAESARSDARVVLYSRRETESVLAAATLAALGYRNVAVLQGGFENWKRRGFDVEEGLGAQSELEEIAVAEIGLFGAGKFGYSNERMARYLKDEEALGRRYHRSS